In one Acipenser ruthenus chromosome 10, fAciRut3.2 maternal haplotype, whole genome shotgun sequence genomic region, the following are encoded:
- the LOC117412494 gene encoding acyl-CoA-binding protein-like isoform X2, with protein sequence MFDADFDKAAEEVKNLKSQPSDQEMLEIYSLFKQATVGDVNTARPGMLDFKGKAKWDAWDARKGMGKEDAMKAYIAKVEELKGKYGI encoded by the exons ATGTTTGAC GCCGACTTTGATAAAGCTGCTGAGGAGGTCAAGAATTTGAAATCTCAGCCCTCAGACCAGGAAATGCTGGAGATTTACAGTTTGTTCAAACAAGCGACAGTTGGAGATGTCAACACGG CACGTCCTGGCATGCTGGACTTCAAAGGAAAGGCCAAGTGGGACGCCTGGGATGCTCGTAAAG GAATGGGCAAGGAAGATGCAATGAAGGCCTATATTGCGAAAGTTGAAGAACTAAAAGGAAAATACGGCATTTAA
- the LOC117412476 gene encoding secretin receptor-like isoform X1, with protein MWVFVFLVCLEFSIPVKAIPKECELQSILMREEEHCNEFLSLEKQNLSEVGLPQTECQGMWDNLSCWPSSAIGKTVAVACPKFIFAITGKEGFVYRNCTSDGWSNSFPRHDVACGLDINNTIEDDKNTYYMNVKTMYTVGYGTSLVSLSIAIVIYCSFRKLHCTRNSIHIQLFMSFILRAVSVFAKDRVLFATEYIYHCNAYSAGCKFVMIFFQYCIIANYSWLLVEGLYLHTLLTVSFFSENKYFWCYIALGWGSPLIIITAWSISRHLHEDMGCWDTNSNVGIWWIIKGPVIISIFINVLFFVSIIRILVSKLKTPDARGKEFNHYKRLAKSTLLLIPLFGVHYILFAFFPDDKSSLTMEIRIFFELALGSFQGFVVAVLYCFLNSEVQCEIKRKWRRWKLKKHFKRESRHSRNSTSTGGNGSTQVSLLTREQIPVCVLPLGYETTQATQGKNSTAAVSMDSEEP; from the exons ATGTGGGTCTTTGTTTTTCTGGTTTGCTTGGAGTTTTCCATACCG GTCAAAGCAATTCCAAAAGAATGTGAGCTGCAAAGTATTCTCATGCGGGAAGAAGAACACTGCAATGAATTTTTGTCCCTTGAGAAGCAAAACTTATCTGAAGTAGGATTGCCCCAGACAG AATGCCAAGGAATGTGGGATAACCTGAGCTGCTGGCCTTCCTCTGCCATTGGAAAGACTGTTGCAGTCGCGTGCCCCAAGTTCATCTTTGCGATCACTGGAAAAGAAG GTTTTGTTTATAGAAACTGCACCAGTGATGGCTGGTCTAATTCATTTCCCCGACATGATGTCGCCTGTGGACTTGATATTAACAACACAATTGAAGATGACAAA AACACATACTACATGAATGTGAAGACCATGTACACTGTGGGGTATGGCACATCTCTTGTGTCTCTGAGCATCGCGATAGTGATTTATTGTTCCTTCAG GAAACTTCACTGTACAAGGAATTCCATCCATATCCAGCTATTTATGTCTTTCATTCTTCGAGCTGTTTCAGTCTTCGCCAAAGATAGAGTGCTGTTTGCTACCGAATACATTTATCATTGCAATGCATACTCG gcAGGCTGTAAATTTGTCATGattttctttcaatactgcaTCATAGCCAACTACAGCTGGCTGCTGGTAGAAGGACTTTATCTACACACACTGCTGACCGTATCTTTCTTCTCAGAGAATAAATATTTTTGGTGTTACATAGCTCTTGGCTGGG GCTCCCCTTTGATAATTATTACAGCCTGGTCAATTTCAAGACATTTACATGAAGACATGGG ATGCTGGGATACCAACAGTAATGTGGGGATCTGGTGGATAATTAAAGGTCCTGTAATTATATCAATTTtt ATCAACGTTCTATTCTTTGTCAGTATCATACGAATACTGGTTAGCAAATTAAAGACTCCAGATGCACGAGGAAAGGAATTCAACCATTACAA GAGGCTTGCAAAATCTACCTTATTGTTAATTCCGCTCTTCGGTGTGCACTATATCTTGTTTGCATTTTTCCCTGACGATAAGAGCAGTTTAACTATGGAAATCCGGATATTTTTTGAACTTGCACTGGGATCATTTCAG GGATTTGTGGTTGCAGTTCTTTACTGCTTTCTAAATAGCGAG GTGCAATGTGAAATTAAGCGAAAGTGGAGACGATGGAAGCTGAAGAAACATTTTAAGAGAGAGTCGAGACACAGTCGCAACTCCACCAGCACTGGAGGTAACGGTTCCACTCAAGTGTCACTGCTCACTCGAGAACAGATACCAGTCTGTGTGCTTCCACTGGGGTATGAAACTACACAGGCTACGCAAGGAAAGAACTCCACTGCAGCAGTATCCATGGACTCTGAAGAGCCATGA
- the LOC117412486 gene encoding voltage-dependent calcium channel gamma-like subunit, which translates to MTAIKIQTQGMHSCRRPKMQFLEIFTRSLIILCIALAIILSSISVCDGHWLFANAKVFGLWHFCIIEQHGVPNCTTDLNVASIDGLQVGLIFSRTAVSFGVVAAVFGLELLIVSQVCEDPHSRKKWSFGSQLVLLSFALSATGMLSFVIWLWNQVSFMGFTLTYWCQFTAMFLFFLNGISGLHIHSLMQLPIVHPGNM; encoded by the exons ATGACAGCCATAAAGATACAG acaCAAGGGATGCATTCCTGCAGAAGACCCAAAATGCAGTTCCTTGAGATTTTCACCAGAAGCTTAATTATTCTGTGCATAGCACTAGCCATCATATTGTCCTCTATTTCTGTGTGTGATGGCCATTGGCTTTTTGCTAATGCCAAAGTATTTGGACTTTGGCACTTTTGCATCATTGAGCAGCATGGTGTCCCCAATTGCACTACAGATCTGAATGTGGCCAGTATTGATGGACTGCAAGTTGGACTTATATTTTCCCGAACAGCTGTCTCTTTTGGGGTTGTAGCGGCTGTCTTTGGACTGGAGCTGTTGATCGTCTCCCAAGTTTGTGAAGATCCCCATTCCAGAAAGAAGTGGTCTTTCGGATCTCAGCTTGTTCTTTTGTCCTTTGCGTTGTCAGCTACTGGGATGCTGAGTTTTGTTATCTGGCTGTGGAACCAGGTCTCCTTCATGGGGTTTACTTTGACCTACTGGTGCCAATTCACTGCCATGTTTCTCTTCTTTCTAAACGGAATCAGCGGGCTTCACATTCATAGTTTAATGCAGCTGCCTATAGTTCACCCAGGGAACATGTAG
- the LOC117412476 gene encoding secretin receptor-like isoform X3 produces MHGQGNIRTECQGMWDNLSCWPSSAIGKTVAVACPKFIFAITGKEGFVYRNCTSDGWSNSFPRHDVACGLDINNTIEDDKNTYYMNVKTMYTVGYGTSLVSLSIAIVIYCSFRKLHCTRNSIHIQLFMSFILRAVSVFAKDRVLFATEYIYHCNAYSAGCKFVMIFFQYCIIANYSWLLVEGLYLHTLLTVSFFSENKYFWCYIALGWGSPLIIITAWSISRHLHEDMGCWDTNSNVGIWWIIKGPVIISIFINVLFFVSIIRILVSKLKTPDARGKEFNHYKRLAKSTLLLIPLFGVHYILFAFFPDDKSSLTMEIRIFFELALGSFQGFVVAVLYCFLNSEVQCEIKRKWRRWKLKKHFKRESRHSRNSTSTGGNGSTQVSLLTREQIPVCVLPLGYETTQATQGKNSTAAVSMDSEEP; encoded by the exons ATGCATGGACAGGGAAACATTAGAACAG AATGCCAAGGAATGTGGGATAACCTGAGCTGCTGGCCTTCCTCTGCCATTGGAAAGACTGTTGCAGTCGCGTGCCCCAAGTTCATCTTTGCGATCACTGGAAAAGAAG GTTTTGTTTATAGAAACTGCACCAGTGATGGCTGGTCTAATTCATTTCCCCGACATGATGTCGCCTGTGGACTTGATATTAACAACACAATTGAAGATGACAAA AACACATACTACATGAATGTGAAGACCATGTACACTGTGGGGTATGGCACATCTCTTGTGTCTCTGAGCATCGCGATAGTGATTTATTGTTCCTTCAG GAAACTTCACTGTACAAGGAATTCCATCCATATCCAGCTATTTATGTCTTTCATTCTTCGAGCTGTTTCAGTCTTCGCCAAAGATAGAGTGCTGTTTGCTACCGAATACATTTATCATTGCAATGCATACTCG gcAGGCTGTAAATTTGTCATGattttctttcaatactgcaTCATAGCCAACTACAGCTGGCTGCTGGTAGAAGGACTTTATCTACACACACTGCTGACCGTATCTTTCTTCTCAGAGAATAAATATTTTTGGTGTTACATAGCTCTTGGCTGGG GCTCCCCTTTGATAATTATTACAGCCTGGTCAATTTCAAGACATTTACATGAAGACATGGG ATGCTGGGATACCAACAGTAATGTGGGGATCTGGTGGATAATTAAAGGTCCTGTAATTATATCAATTTtt ATCAACGTTCTATTCTTTGTCAGTATCATACGAATACTGGTTAGCAAATTAAAGACTCCAGATGCACGAGGAAAGGAATTCAACCATTACAA GAGGCTTGCAAAATCTACCTTATTGTTAATTCCGCTCTTCGGTGTGCACTATATCTTGTTTGCATTTTTCCCTGACGATAAGAGCAGTTTAACTATGGAAATCCGGATATTTTTTGAACTTGCACTGGGATCATTTCAG GGATTTGTGGTTGCAGTTCTTTACTGCTTTCTAAATAGCGAG GTGCAATGTGAAATTAAGCGAAAGTGGAGACGATGGAAGCTGAAGAAACATTTTAAGAGAGAGTCGAGACACAGTCGCAACTCCACCAGCACTGGAGGTAACGGTTCCACTCAAGTGTCACTGCTCACTCGAGAACAGATACCAGTCTGTGTGCTTCCACTGGGGTATGAAACTACACAGGCTACGCAAGGAAAGAACTCCACTGCAGCAGTATCCATGGACTCTGAAGAGCCATGA
- the LOC117412476 gene encoding secretin receptor-like isoform X2 produces the protein MWVFVFLVCLEFSIPVKAIPKECELQSILMREEEHCNEFLSLEKQNLSEVGLPQTECQGMWDNLSCWPSSAIGKTVAVACPKFIFAITGKEGFVYRNCTSDGWSNSFPRHDVACGLDINNTIEDDKNTYYMNVKTMYTVGYGTSLVSLSIAIVIYCSFRKLHCTRNSIHIQLFMSFILRAVSVFAKDRVLFATEYIYHCNAYSAGCKFVMIFFQYCIIANYSWLLVEGLYLHTLLTVSFFSENKYFWCYIALGWGSPLIIITAWSISRHLHEDMGCWDTNSNVGIWWIIKGPVIISIFINVLFFVSIIRILVSKLKTPDARGKEFNHYKRLAKSTLLLIPLFGVHYILFAFFPDDKSSLTMEIRIFFELALGSFQVQCEIKRKWRRWKLKKHFKRESRHSRNSTSTGGNGSTQVSLLTREQIPVCVLPLGYETTQATQGKNSTAAVSMDSEEP, from the exons ATGTGGGTCTTTGTTTTTCTGGTTTGCTTGGAGTTTTCCATACCG GTCAAAGCAATTCCAAAAGAATGTGAGCTGCAAAGTATTCTCATGCGGGAAGAAGAACACTGCAATGAATTTTTGTCCCTTGAGAAGCAAAACTTATCTGAAGTAGGATTGCCCCAGACAG AATGCCAAGGAATGTGGGATAACCTGAGCTGCTGGCCTTCCTCTGCCATTGGAAAGACTGTTGCAGTCGCGTGCCCCAAGTTCATCTTTGCGATCACTGGAAAAGAAG GTTTTGTTTATAGAAACTGCACCAGTGATGGCTGGTCTAATTCATTTCCCCGACATGATGTCGCCTGTGGACTTGATATTAACAACACAATTGAAGATGACAAA AACACATACTACATGAATGTGAAGACCATGTACACTGTGGGGTATGGCACATCTCTTGTGTCTCTGAGCATCGCGATAGTGATTTATTGTTCCTTCAG GAAACTTCACTGTACAAGGAATTCCATCCATATCCAGCTATTTATGTCTTTCATTCTTCGAGCTGTTTCAGTCTTCGCCAAAGATAGAGTGCTGTTTGCTACCGAATACATTTATCATTGCAATGCATACTCG gcAGGCTGTAAATTTGTCATGattttctttcaatactgcaTCATAGCCAACTACAGCTGGCTGCTGGTAGAAGGACTTTATCTACACACACTGCTGACCGTATCTTTCTTCTCAGAGAATAAATATTTTTGGTGTTACATAGCTCTTGGCTGGG GCTCCCCTTTGATAATTATTACAGCCTGGTCAATTTCAAGACATTTACATGAAGACATGGG ATGCTGGGATACCAACAGTAATGTGGGGATCTGGTGGATAATTAAAGGTCCTGTAATTATATCAATTTtt ATCAACGTTCTATTCTTTGTCAGTATCATACGAATACTGGTTAGCAAATTAAAGACTCCAGATGCACGAGGAAAGGAATTCAACCATTACAA GAGGCTTGCAAAATCTACCTTATTGTTAATTCCGCTCTTCGGTGTGCACTATATCTTGTTTGCATTTTTCCCTGACGATAAGAGCAGTTTAACTATGGAAATCCGGATATTTTTTGAACTTGCACTGGGATCATTTCAG GTGCAATGTGAAATTAAGCGAAAGTGGAGACGATGGAAGCTGAAGAAACATTTTAAGAGAGAGTCGAGACACAGTCGCAACTCCACCAGCACTGGAGGTAACGGTTCCACTCAAGTGTCACTGCTCACTCGAGAACAGATACCAGTCTGTGTGCTTCCACTGGGGTATGAAACTACACAGGCTACGCAAGGAAAGAACTCCACTGCAGCAGTATCCATGGACTCTGAAGAGCCATGA
- the LOC117412494 gene encoding acyl-CoA-binding protein-like isoform X1: protein MSQADFDKAAEEVKNLKSQPSDQEMLEIYSLFKQATVGDVNTARPGMLDFKGKAKWDAWDARKGMGKEDAMKAYIAKVEELKGKYGI from the exons atgtctcag GCCGACTTTGATAAAGCTGCTGAGGAGGTCAAGAATTTGAAATCTCAGCCCTCAGACCAGGAAATGCTGGAGATTTACAGTTTGTTCAAACAAGCGACAGTTGGAGATGTCAACACGG CACGTCCTGGCATGCTGGACTTCAAAGGAAAGGCCAAGTGGGACGCCTGGGATGCTCGTAAAG GAATGGGCAAGGAAGATGCAATGAAGGCCTATATTGCGAAAGTTGAAGAACTAAAAGGAAAATACGGCATTTAA